Genomic segment of Sodaliphilus pleomorphus:
ACTGCCAGGGCGATCCAGCCTTCCAGGGTGTGGGCGACGACATGAACAAGAATCACACCTTCGACGGCACCTACGACGGCGGGGGCTATGCTATCCACAACTTTGTGATCGACTCTATACATTGCGACGACAGTGGCATGGCCGTGCGGGCCAAGTCGCGCCGCGTGGCGGGCTTCTTTGGCTATTGCAACAAGAATAGCGTGATCAAGAACCTTACGCTGGCCAGCGATTGCAAGGTGCGCGCCTTTGAGATTGCCGGCGGTATCGCTGCCGTCACCCTGGGCCGCATCGAGAATTGCCGCAACAATGCCGATGTCACCACCATTGCTTCCTACAGTGCTGGCATCGTGGCACAGTCGGTCACGGGGTCGGTCATCACCGGTTGCTACAATGCCGGCACCATCACCTCGAGCAGTAGCGTGGTGGGCGGCATCGTGGCTGTGCATGCCGGCACAGTGGAGTATTGCCAAAACGACGGCGAGGTGCATGCCGACTCCATCAATTCGTTCTACTCGGCCAAGGCCCAGCGCAACGTGGGCGGCATCGCTGGCCAGGTGTCGGGATCCAAGGCTGTGGTGCAGTACAATATCAACACAGGCTATGTGCACACCTTGAGCAGTGCAGGCGGCATTGCCTCTACCAGCACGCGCGGCGCCGTGATGCGATGCAACATCAACTATGGCATGGTCGACGCCAGCAGCGACGATGGTCAGGAGGGTGCAGTTGCGGGCGCCACACTGCCTGAGGAAACCAGCTGGACCAACTACTACGACCGCCAGATTGCTCAAAACAAGGCCACTGCAAGCGGCGAGTATGGCACCTGCACGGGCTTGCTCACGGCCACGCTCACCAGCGGCAAGGCCCTCGACAGCCTCGACGCTGGCAAGTACAACTGGCAGAAGGGCATGTATCCTGTGCTCACCGCCTTCCGCAACGAGCCAGCTGCCAATGCTCATCGCAAGATGGTGGTGACCCTCGACAGCGCCGAGACGATCGACAACATGACGCGCCCGGCCACGCTCAACCAGCTTGCCGGCATGACGTGGACGCTCAAGCAGGGCGTCGACTACAAAATCGACAATCGCACCTTGAGTGTCACACTCAAGGCCGACTCTACCTCGCTGCGCGACACTCTCGTGGTAACCTACAAGGGCTACACCAAGGCCATCCCGTTGCGCACTGTGCCCAAGCTGTGGGACGGCGACGGCACTGCTGCCAGCCCCTATCAAATCAAGACTGTGGCCGATATGAACACCTTGAGCCGCTTCACTACTGCTGAGCAGTACAGCTTTGAGGGCAACTATTTCAAGGTGATGAACGACATCGACTTCTCGACTCAGGCCAACTTTGTGCCTGTGGCTGGCGGCAGCGCCGTCTTTGAGGCCGACTTCGACGGCAATGGCAAGACGCTGAGCCACGTCACTATCAACCACGACAAGGATGAGTATCAAGGCCTGTTTGGCACCCTGGGCGCCAAGGCTGGCTTGCACGACCTCACCCTGGCCGATGTCAATGTCACAGGCTATCGCTACCTGGGTGCCTTTGCCGGTCGTGCCTATTGCCTTCTCGAGAACCTCACGCTGGCCAGCGGCAAGCTCACTACTCCCAAGCAAGGCTATGCCGGCGGCATCGTCTATGCCCTGCTTGGCAACGGCATGGCGAAAAATTGTGTCAACAAGGGTAATGTGGCCCCTGCAGGCGGCTATATAGGCGGCATTGTGGGTTCGATGACAGGCAAAAACACGCGTGTCGCCGATTGTGTAAACGAGGCCAACCTCGATGGTGCCCGCAGTGTGGGCGGTATCGCCTGCAACGGTGCTGGCACAATCGTCAATTGCACCAACAAGGGAAATATCTCGGGAGGTGGCTCGCTGGGCGGCATTGTATCGTCCAATTCTTGCGACTCCATTGTGAACTGTGTCAACTACGGCACCGTCACTGGCACTGGCAGCAATGTGGGCGGCGTGATAGGCTACGGCAACTGGAGCAAGACGTGCATGACTGTCGCTGGCTGCCACAATGAGGGCGACGTGACCGGCACTTCCCAGGTGGGTGGCTTTGCAGGCTACATGCAGAATGCCTTTGTCGTGGCCGACTGCTACAACACGGGGGCCGTCACCGCATCGGGCGCCGATTGCGGCGGCCTGGTGGGTTCGTTCAACTACAGGTCTTCGGCTGGCGGCGACGCTCGCCTTGAGCGCTGCTACAACACGGGCTTGGTCGCCGGCAGCGGCAAGCGTGTGGGCGGCCTGGCTGGCGATGTGAGCACTAGCATTGAGTTCAGCGCCTGCTACAACACGGGCGACGTGCTGGGCGGCAACGGCGACTATGTGGGCGGCTTGGCTGGCTATTGCCGCACGGCCGACATCATCGACTGCTGGAATGCAGGCAATGTCGAGGCCAGCGGCAGCGCTGTGGCTGGTATTGCCGGCTTCACCCAGGGCCGTGTGCAACGTTGTGCCAATGTGGGCAACGTGACTTGCACCAGCGCCACTGGCAGCGACAGCCAGGGCAATGCCGCAGGCTTGGTGGCCCACGGCGTTCCTGAGATTGCCGACTGCTACAACCAGGGCGATGTGAGCGGCCCGCAACTCACGGCTGGCCTCATGGCTACCGTGGGCAACAGCAGCACGGTCATGAACCGCTGCTACAGCACTGGCAATGTGCACAGTGCCGTGCCCGAGCTGGCTGGCGCTATGGCTGCCGACGGCGACTACGTGATGATGGGGCTCGACAGTGTGTACTACGACCGCGAGACGTATACGGGCAGGCTAAGCTCGACCGACTCGATGGCCACGGGGCTCACTACGCGTGAGCTTTCCATGTGCGACTCGCTGGGCGCTGCCTTCCAGCTCAAGGAGGGCTTCTATCCCACGCTTGTGTCGATGGCGGGCAATGCCTTGCTCGACTTCTATGCTGCCACCCCCGTGCTTGGTCCTCTCGACACGCGCGACAACGTGCACGGCACGTTTGTGGTCGGTACTCCCGAGGGCACGGTGTGGACGGCAAGCCCGGCCATTGTCACCTTCGACGGCGTCAATGCCATCCCCACTGCAACGGGTGAGGTCACAATCACCAAGACCATGGGCGAGCTGTCTAAGAGCTACAAGCTCACGATTGCCTCTACCACAGGTGTGGGCGGTGCAGTGGCCGACAGCCCTGTACTGAGCGTGACCTACTACGACCTGCAGGGCCGTGAGGTGGACGCCAGCCACAAGGGTGTGCTCGTCAAGGTCGTTCGTTACCAGAACGGCGTGACAAGGGCCTCCAAGCAAGTGGTGCGTTAGCGCGCCACGATGGCCTGCCCAGGGCTCTTGCCCTGGGCAGCACCATGCGTCACGTGATGGCGCATCAGCATCAAAAAAAAGAAATCCCGTGTGGCAACGTTATGGTCGCACGGGATTTTAAGTTTGGTATTTTCTGTAGGCAGTATTTTTGCAGTAGGCTTGTCGCAATCACTGCTGCTCTGTCTCGCCTTTCACGCGATCTTCGTCAATCTTGAGGCACAGCTCCTCGAGTTGCTTGGGCTCGAGCGTGCCAGGTGCGTCGAGCATCACGTCGCGGCCGCTGTTGTTCTTGGGGAAGGCAATGCAGTCGCGTATGCTGTCGAGACCGGCCAGTATCGACACAAAGCGGTCGAAACCGAACGCAAGGCCGGCGTGTGGTGGTGCGCCGTACTTGAAGGCGTTCATCAAGAAGCCAAACTGTGCCTGGGCACGCTCCTCGGTGAAGCCCAGTATCTTGAACATCTTGTCCTGCAAGTTGGTGTCGTGAATACGCAGGCTGCCGCCGCCCACCTCGATGCCGTTGCACACAAAGTCGTAGGCCTTGGCCCTCACGCGCTCGGGGTGCTCGTCGAGCAACGGTATGTCGTCGGGGTTGGGCATGGTGAAGGGGTGGTGCGTGGCCATGAGGCGCTGCTCCTCGTCGCTCCATTCAAAGAGCGGGAAGTCGATAATCCACAGGCACTTGAACACGTTCTTGTCGCGCAGGCCCAGGCGGTCGCCCATCTCCAGGCGCAGCGAGCACAGTTGCACACGGGTCTTGTTGGCATTGTCGCCGCTCAGTATCAGCACCAGGTCGCCGTCGTTGGCTCCCATCTTGGCCTTGAGCTCGGCCAGATCTTCCTTGCTGTAGAACTTGTCGACGCTGCTCTTGACGGTGCCGTCGGCGTTGTATTTCACATAGACCAGACCCTTGGCACCCACTTGCGGCCGCTTCACAAAGTCGGTGAGCTGGTCGAGCTGCTTGCGGGTGTAGCTGGCGCAGCCCGGCACGCAGATGCCGCCTATGTAGGCTGCATCGTCAAAGACGCTGAACTTGCCTTTCTTCATCACGTCCATGAGCTCGACAAACTCCATGCCAAAGCGCAGGTCGGGCTTGTCGCTGCCGAAGCGGCGCATGGCCTCGGCCCAGGTCATCTGCTGCAGCTTCTCGGGCAGGTCCACATTGCGTATCTTTTTAAACAGCATGCGCGCCATCTCTTCAAAGATCTCGAGCACGTCGTCCTGGTCGACAAAGCTCATCTCGCAGTCGATTTGTGTGAACTCGGGCTGGCGGTCGGCTCTCAGGTCCTCGTCACGGAAACACTTGGCAATCTGGAAGTAGCGGTCGAAACCTGCCACCATGAGCAGTTGCTTGAGCGTCTGCGGGCTCTGCGGCAGTGCATAAAACTGGCCTGGATTCATGCGCGAGGGCACCACAAAGTCGCGTGCGCCCTCAGGCGTTGAGCCTATCAAGATAGGGGTCTCGACCTCGATGAAGTTTTTGGAGTCGAGGAAGTTGCGTATCAGTATTGCCATCTGGTGACGCAGTTCCAGGTTCTTGCGCACACACGAGCGCCGCAGGTCGAGATAGCGGTATTTCATGCGCAGGTCGTCGCCACCGTCGGTGTTGTCCTCGATCGTGAAGGGGGGCGTCAGACTCGGGCTCAGCACGTTGAGCTCGCTGGCTATGATTTCGATGTCGCCAGTGGCCATTTTCGGGTTCTTGCTCGAGCGTTCGGCCACTGTGCCTTTCACTTGTATCACATATTCGCGGCCCAGCTTGTTGGCACGCTCACACAGCTCGGCGTCAACGTCGTTGTTAAACACGATCTGCGTGATGCCGTATCGGTCGCGCAGGTCGACGAAGGTCATGCCGCCCATCTTGCGGGTGCGTTGCACCCAGCCTGCCAAGGTCACCACTTCGCCTGCGTTCTCGAGACGAAGTTCGCCATTAGTCTTTGTCCTGTACATCTTTCTTCTTGAGATTATTGTAGTTTGTTATTCTTGTCTATATCGTGCAGCATCGCGCGCCTTAGCCTGCACCACAGGCTATAGCCGGCGAAACCAATTCACAAAATTACAATATTATTGGCACAATTGGTAATCATGCCCGAAAAATTTAAAAAATTGAAACAAAAGCTTGCAGAGTCAGAAAAATGTAGTACCTTTGCAACGCATTTTTCTGAGCGCTCGCGCTCAGCACACATTTTGCACCTTCGGGGTGTAGCGCAGTTGGTTAGCGTGCCTGCTTTGGGAGCAGGAGGTCCCAAGTTCGAATCCTGGTACCCCGACTAACTGAAACGAGTGATGATCGTCAGCAATTTAATGGTCAACACTCGTTTCTTTCCCAATTCCAAACCAGCCAGTAGGCATTAAAAAAAACGAGTATTTTGCACTTTCTTGACGATTTCTGCTGAATCGTGACGAAACAAAACTGCAAAATACCTGCAAATTTTTAATCGCAATGGCTACTTCCAATCTCTATCTCGATTGCAGGGCAGTTGGCAAAGGCCAACCTGCACCCCTAAAAATCTCCATCAACAAACGAGGTCGTACCGCTCTCATTCCGCTTGATGTACGCATACTTCCAAGCCAGTGGGACAAGAGGGCAAGGAAAATCATTGACCACCCAAACAAGCGCTACCTAAACGCTTACATCACCAAGCGCAAACTGGAAATCGAGGCTATCCTGCTTTCCATGTACGATGATGCTTGCACCAGAATGACTGCACAACAAATCAAAGAATACGTCTGCGCCAAGCTGAAACTCAATGGCGCTGTCGAGCAGTCAGACTTATTCGCAGAACGTTTCTTGCAGTTTGCCAACTCAAAGTCTGCAAGCACCAAGCGTGTCTATCTCTACACCTATAGCCGGCTGCAAGCATACCTTGGCAAGAAACTCCAAACTTTGCAGTTTGAGGACATCACAACAGAATGGCTCACCGAGTTTGAAAACTTCCTCGCAAAGACCGCAACAAAGAACACCCGAAACATCCACTTGCGGAATATGCGTTCCGTGTTCAACGAGGCAATAGATAACGGGGTGACCACATTCTACCCATTCCGAAGATTTCCCATAAGACCAGTTGCAACCGCCAAACGTTCCTTGTCGATACTTCAACTTGCCATGCTATTCAATGCCGATTGCGAACTGCCCGAATATCTCGACATCTTCAAGTTGGTATTTTACCTCATTGGTATCAATGTAATCGACCTGTACAACCTCAATGACATTACAAGTGAGGGGAGAATTGAATACCATCGAGCCAAGACCAAGCGTTTCTATTCAATCCGTGTTGAACCAGAAGCACTTCAAATCATAAATCGCTATCAAGGCAAGAAGCGACTGCTGAATATCAGCGAACGTTGCTCCAACCACCGCAATTACATTCATCGCATAAATGAAGCACTCCAACATATCGGCCCATATACCAAACATGGCAGAGGTGGCAAGAGAAACTACAAACCTCTTTTCCCAAACCTCACAACATACTGGGCAAGGCACACGTGGGCGACCATCGCTGCCGAACTTGACATTCCAAAGGAAACTATCGCAGCTGCACTCGGTCACTCAATCGGTAACCCAACCACCTCTATATATATTGATTTCAACATCAAGAAAATTGACGAGGCAAACCGCAAAGTCATTGACTGCGTGAATGCAGCGCAACTTGTGTTGTGGATTACTGACTACATTGAAAAAGTGACATCAGCATTTACTGCCAATGCCACCAATCATTAAGGTTTACGAAGCTCCCAGTGCCTGTCATGGCTGGGGACAAAATGGGAATAAAAAAGCGCTGGCTGCCCGCGAGGGTGGCCAGCGTTGCAACTAATTAACCTAATAAACCTAATTAACCTAAAAATCAATATGAGAAAACCTACTTTACAATCTTCTTGAGCTTGAGTATTCCGTACACGGCGCCGCCGAGCAGCAGCACGGCCACGGCCGCCAGCAGCCAGCCGCCGAGCTTCATTTTGGTGCGCTGCCACTTGCTTAGCTTCTTCTCGACCTCCTTAATCTCGGTCTTGGTCACGGTCACAATCTTCGGAATGGTGTCGCGCACGGTGTCGGCGATGTAAGTCCTATTGATGGCTTGCAGGTGGTGCCAGGTCTCGTGATAGACGGTGTCGCCGCGCTGCACGATTATCACGCTGTCGCGTCTTAGCAGGGTGTCGCGCACGATGTTGGTGCGATGCTCCACGTTGGTCTGCGTGACTACCTTGGGAACCTCCACCACCTTGTATTGTGTCTTACATGAGCACAGTGAAAGCAGCAGGACAACCATGGAGAAGATGATTGCTATCACGATGCACATGCTTGCGCAGCCCTCGTGCTTGCTGCCGATGTCGTCGTCATAATCCTTGCCCATAGTCTTTAACCATTTAAGCCTGCGATGTATTTCCCCCCTATGCAGGTCAGCTTGTTGCGCCTGTGTCTTGGGCTGTAGCTCACGTGTATCCAGTCGGGCTGCATTTTCTTGTTTGGGTACTCGTTAATCACTTGGTCAAAGGGGAGACCCAGTTTAACAAGCAAGTCAAGCAACTTCCTATTCTCCTCGGGGCGGTCGCTCACAGTGTGTATGTCGGCTGCCTGGCCTACAACGTGCTGGCTCGCTGCCGCGCCGTGCACGGCCTTGTTGAGTGCTGGCGAGCGGTAGCCGCTTGTGACTACTATCGGGGCGCCCCAGGCTTCCCGCAACGGGTCGAGGATGTGCTCGACCAGGGCGGTGAGGTTGGCCTTTACGGCCTCGGTGGGCTCGTTGTCAATCCCGAGCCGTTTTGCTGTTGCGCTGCTTGTTAGCTCGCGCATGGAAAAATGTTTCATTTGATAGTTCATGAATTTTTTTGATTAATCTTTCTTTATTTTTTGGGTAAACGATTGGCAATGGTCTCTTCAATCTCGTTCAGTTTGCGCTTGGTGTATAGTGTGATGCCGAAGATGCTACCGCTGTAAAGCAGAGCCTGTCCGAGCACCCACAGTACAGAGTCATGAATCTCGCCTGCGGGTGGAATGATAAATCCTGCGGTGGTGATTGCTATGCCGAATGCGAGCATGCCTACAGCACTCCATGTCGCAACGCTGTCTTTTTTATCTGGTTTCATAACTTTTTTTTTAGCAATAGTGTCATCTTAGTCTTGTTATTGGAGTTGTAGGCCCTGCTGTGGTCTTTGAGCGCCATTGCGAAATCTGTTGGCACCAATCGAGCATGGCCTGCGCATACCAGAAGTTTGACCTGTTGTATTCCGTGGAGCTATTCTGCGAGCCTCCGAAGGCCACGCCCAGCATCTCGTAGGCTTTGAGCACGCCAGCACGCATCGCGCCTATCTCGATCCACTCTCCAGCGCTGCCCAGCCACCACTTGCCTGCCTCGATGGAGGCGTTCCCATAGGCGTTGCAGTAGCCTGCCGCATAGCCCGTGCCCGTGCCGTAACGGTCAACGATGGCGGCCGTCTTAGCCTTGCCATCGAGGTCGAGCATTGCGTCGAAGTATTTGCTCACGGCCGCGCCCACCAGCTGCGATGATGTAGCCCAAGGAAGCGAGACCTGGATAGGGGCGAGCACATAGATTTTTCCTGCCACTTGCACAACCACGCCACAGCAGGCACCGAGGTGGGCGTTAGCGGCCCAGTACTCGGGAACAACAAAGCGTTCAAAGTGGTTGGCAGTGTCGTGCTGTAGCAGAAACACGCCGTTGCTCCTTGGCAGGTAGCTGTCCTGTATCTTTCCTGCGAGCGACTGTAGCCCTTCGTAGTTTAGAAACTTTTGCATAATCAGAATAAAGCGTTAATCTCTGAGGTGGCGATGGGTGTGTAGAGCTTGGTGGAAGACTTGCCCGTGTCAACGATGTAGAGGTCGCCCGTGTCGTCGTCGGCAAAAAGGAAAGTGCCGTGTAGGGTTATGGGGCTAAGTGCCGCAGGGCTGCCTCCTTTCACGACTTCTTGTATAGTGTTTGTTTCAAGCGATAGCACATAGCCCTTGTAGCTTGTGTCAGTCGATATGCTGCCCGTAGATGATACCTTGCCATGATAGCAATCGTCCTCGCCAGGGGCATTTGCCACAGCCACTCTGATAGCGTCCTGTTTGTACTCCTCGAGTAATTCGTCAACTTCTGTTGATGGGTAGTAGTCGACAAGGTCCGTTTCAGCTTTGAATGAGCCAAGCTCTTCCCATGCACCGTTTGTGTAGACGTACTCGGTGTACTTTTGTGTAGTGCCCTTTGATGTCGTCATTGCAACGAGGTGTATTTTGTTCTCGTTGCCGCTGGCTGGTTTGTCGGGCAGGGAGCTCACGACAACGAACAGGGTGCGGTCGATGGCGTTGATTGAAGATGTAATTTTGTTGATGAGCTCGGTGCGCGTGTCGTTGAGCAGCTTGTTGGTAGGTGCTCCGTCGGTCTGCCCACCAAGCGACGTGTAGAGCTTGGTTAGGCCTGCTGTGCTGGTGTTGCCCGTCGAGTAGGTGGTATCCTGGTAGTTAATTGTTCCCGACGAGCCGTCTGCTCTTGTGTAGGTGAGCGTCTTGTTTCCGCTCCCCGTGATGTTTTTAATTGCCTCATTCTTTGCGGCAAAGTAGCTCTTGAGCTTTGTGATGAGGGTTTTGAGGCCCTCGAGTGATAAAAATTTTGTCATTGTGTTGAATTTTTATGGGTTGATAAATAAGATTTCTATGTCTTCGTTAGTGATAACCATGATGGTGTCGAGCTTGGTCTTGTCGCTGGTGCTCATCAGGCCGTGCTCCTGCTGTGTGGCGTCGGGGTAAATTGTTTTATTCTCAACAGCGTCGAGAATTTCCTGCACCTTTGCGCCTGTCTGTTTGAGTTTGTATGCCATGGTCTTACCTCCTTGCTAATAGATAATCACCGCCTGCAAGCAGGTCGCCCAGGTCGGCGCATTGCAGCACGTCGGCCTCGAGGCTTCCCTGCGAGATGCTGAGGGCGTGTGCCACGATGTCGAGCATGTACTTCTGTGCCTCGTCCTGCGTCATGGGATAGTCGCCGCCTGTGCGGCACACGGCTGCCATGGTGTAGCTCCCGTCTGCGTCGGTTTCCTTTTGTGCGATATGAAAATACAAGTGCTTCATCATTTCGGTTGCTTTACGCGCCACTCGCCCCAGGTTGAGGCGGTACCTGCGGTGTAAGTCCTAACAAGATAAATGGTAAACGGATAGAGCAGCGTGATGCCGTCGGTCTTGAGTGACCAATCCACGCCTGCGGGGTCGATGCCGTAATTGTCGTGCAGCCACTCTTGCATCTCGGTCACGCCGTCGCGCACTTGGGTTATGGTCCTTCCCTGTCCCTTGATGCGCACGGTGCCGCTTGCGAGGCCATCCTCACTCACCGATTTGGCGGTGAATGTTTTCCCGTCCATTTGCCGCGCGAAATCTTGGTTGTTGCCCGTGTAGACGCTATCGCCGTAGACAACATTGTTCATGCGCTTGGCCGTGAAGCCGTACCAGTCGACGTAGGCGGCCGAGAGGTTGTCGGCGTCGGTGCACACGCTGATAGGGGTCATTTTTGCCTCGCTCATGTTGACGTAGTTGAGCCCGTTGGGCCCCAAGTCGTAGAGCTTGACGCCGTTGTTGTCGTAGTAGCTCAGCACCGCGTAGCCACCACTGTCGACACCGAAGCTAATATTTCTTCCTTTCTCGCCGTACACTTCCATCATTGTGCCCGATGCCTCGATGCGTGCGCCTGTCTCGGCCGTTTTCAATTTTCCCACCACGAGGTCCTTGTCGACTTTGGTGGTGTCGGCGTTGAGGCTGATGCGGCTGTTCGCCCCGTCGATGTGGATGCCCGCGGTTTCCAGGCCGCTGGAGAGCTCGGTGACCGAGAGCTTGATGTCGCTGGCCGATTGCTTAATCTCGCTGGCATAGGCCGTGGTCACTTCCTGCGCCATGCGCCAGTCACCTATTGCAAAGCTCTCGCCCGCGGCCTTGGAACCTGCACAGCACAAGATGTCGTTGCGTGCCCACGGGTCGTCGCCCGAGTGCCTCTTGCCATCGGGGCACTCCACCATCATGGTGGCCTCGGTTGGATAGGTGGCGTTGACCCACAAGTCGCCTTGGTCATAGGGCGGCACGGGCTGGGCCACAAACACGCGTCGCTTGCCGTCGGCCGTGTCCTGCGCGCGCTCTGCCTTTTCAAGCGAGGCAAGCACATCTTTGTCGGTGATGTTCAGCCAAAAGAATTTGCCGTCGACCTGCTCAAAGGAATAAGCGCGGCCTCCGTTGTCGCGTGCAGCCTTGTTATAGTAGATGTCCTTAACGTGCTCGAGCTTCATGTCGTCGGTAGTCCATGCGCTGGCTGGCTCGTTGTCGAGGGTGGGAACCTGCTCGCCGAACCACAGCACCACCTGCTCGTCGGCCTGTGCCTTGATGTCGTCGATGTCGGCCTGGTGGGCTTGCAGCACGTCGTCGAGGGTCTTGACCTGCCCGTCGACGTTGAGGGCGATGCCCGAGGGCGAGATGTAGACCTTTGGAAAGGGCAACGTGTAGCTGCTGATGGCCTTGTAGGCGGCGATGAACGGGCTCCCCGTGCCTGCACCAGCGATGATGATAGCGCTCTGCCGGTCGGACTTGGTGCGGTTGCCCAGCACGGCTATCTTGTCGCCAGCCTGCGGCTTGCCGCTGCCCTGTGCACAGTCCATCTCTTTTCCTGTCGTGTCAATATACGACACGCTGATGTAGTGCTTGCCGCCCACGGTGCCCGTGTCCCACACGCGGCGCCACCAGTAGTGCTGCGTGGTGGCG
This window contains:
- a CDS encoding site-specific integrase gives rise to the protein MATSNLYLDCRAVGKGQPAPLKISINKRGRTALIPLDVRILPSQWDKRARKIIDHPNKRYLNAYITKRKLEIEAILLSMYDDACTRMTAQQIKEYVCAKLKLNGAVEQSDLFAERFLQFANSKSASTKRVYLYTYSRLQAYLGKKLQTLQFEDITTEWLTEFENFLAKTATKNTRNIHLRNMRSVFNEAIDNGVTTFYPFRRFPIRPVATAKRSLSILQLAMLFNADCELPEYLDIFKLVFYLIGINVIDLYNLNDITSEGRIEYHRAKTKRFYSIRVEPEALQIINRYQGKKRLLNISERCSNHRNYIHRINEALQHIGPYTKHGRGGKRNYKPLFPNLTTYWARHTWATIAAELDIPKETIAAALGHSIGNPTTSIYIDFNIKKIDEANRKVIDCVNAAQLVLWITDYIEKVTSAFTANATNH
- the aspS gene encoding aspartate--tRNA ligase, which produces MYRTKTNGELRLENAGEVVTLAGWVQRTRKMGGMTFVDLRDRYGITQIVFNNDVDAELCERANKLGREYVIQVKGTVAERSSKNPKMATGDIEIIASELNVLSPSLTPPFTIEDNTDGGDDLRMKYRYLDLRRSCVRKNLELRHQMAILIRNFLDSKNFIEVETPILIGSTPEGARDFVVPSRMNPGQFYALPQSPQTLKQLLMVAGFDRYFQIAKCFRDEDLRADRQPEFTQIDCEMSFVDQDDVLEIFEEMARMLFKKIRNVDLPEKLQQMTWAEAMRRFGSDKPDLRFGMEFVELMDVMKKGKFSVFDDAAYIGGICVPGCASYTRKQLDQLTDFVKRPQVGAKGLVYVKYNADGTVKSSVDKFYSKEDLAELKAKMGANDGDLVLILSGDNANKTRVQLCSLRLEMGDRLGLRDKNVFKCLWIIDFPLFEWSDEEQRLMATHHPFTMPNPDDIPLLDEHPERVRAKAYDFVCNGIEVGGGSLRIHDTNLQDKMFKILGFTEERAQAQFGFLMNAFKYGAPPHAGLAFGFDRFVSILAGLDSIRDCIAFPKNNSGRDVMLDAPGTLEPKQLEELCLKIDEDRVKGETEQQ
- a CDS encoding D-Ala-D-Ala carboxypeptidase family metallohydrolase — translated: MKHFSMRELTSSATAKRLGIDNEPTEAVKANLTALVEHILDPLREAWGAPIVVTSGYRSPALNKAVHGAAASQHVVGQAADIHTVSDRPEENRKLLDLLVKLGLPFDQVINEYPNKKMQPDWIHVSYSPRHRRNKLTCIGGKYIAGLNG